Proteins encoded within one genomic window of Nitrospina gracilis 3/211:
- a CDS encoding cold-shock protein, protein MSEGRVKWFNQSKGYGFIEADDGKDYFVHFSEIQVEGFKTLQEGQLVEFEGSMGKKGPQASKVVPK, encoded by the coding sequence ATGTCTGAAGGCAGAGTCAAGTGGTTCAATCAAAGCAAGGGTTATGGTTTTATCGAAGCCGATGATGGCAAAGACTATTTTGTTCATTTCTCGGAAATCCAGGTTGAGGGCTTCAAAACCCTTCAAGAGGGGCAATTGGTGGAATTCGAAGGGAGCATGGGTAAGAAAGGGCCGCAAGCCTCAAAAGTCGTTCCCAAGTAA